The region GGCGCGGCCGCTGGGGCCGCAGCTGCGTCCCCTTCGACTTCCAGCTCGAGCAATTCGTCGCCTTCTTTCAAGCGGTCGCCCAACTTGATTTTCAGGCTTTTGACGATACCGGCCTTCGGCGCAGGAATTTCCATGCTCGCCTTGTCCGACTCAAGCGTCAGAATGCTCTGGTCGGCTTCGACTCGGTCGCCGACTTTCACAAATAGTTCGATTACTTCACCTTCACCGCTGCCGATGTCAGGTACGCGAATGAGTTCGCTCACAAAGTGTCTCCTCAGCAGTCCAGTGGGTTGCGTTTTTCCGGGTTGATCCCGAACTTGACGATGGCTTCAGCCACCACCTTGGGTTCGATGTCACCACGGTCAGCCAGTGCTTCCAGGGCTGCCAACACCACGAAATGACGGTCTACTTCGAAGAAGTGACGCAGCTTCTTGCGGCTGTCACTGCGGCCGAAACCGTCGGTGCCCAGGACTTTGAATTCCTTGGACGGGACCCACTGACGGATTTGCTCAGCGAACAGCTTCATGTAGTCGGTAGATGCAATGACCGGACCTTTACGGCCGTTCAGGCACTCTTCGACGTAGCTCAGTTGAGGCTTCTGACCAGGGTGCAGACGGTTGCTGCGCTCGACGGCCAGGCCATCGCGACGCAGTTCGTTGAAGCTGGTAACGCTCCATACGTCAGCGCCGACGTTGAACTCTTCACGCAGAATCTTCGCCGCTTCACGGACTTCACGCAGGATGGTGCCGGAGCCCATCAGTTGAACGTGGTGCGCCGCTTCGCGGGTGTCTTCTTCGAGCAGGTACATGCCCTTGATGATGCCTTCCTCGACACCGGCCGGCATGGCAGGCTGCTGGTAGGACTCGTTCATCACTGTGATGTAGTAGAAAACGTCCTGCTGCTCTTCGGTCATCTTCTTCATGCCGTCCTGAATGATCACCGCCAGCTCGTAGCCGTAGGTTGGATCAAAGGTGCGGCAGTTCGGGATGGTGCCCGCCAGGATGTGGCTGTGACCATCTTCGTGTTGCAGGCCTTCGCCGTTCAGCGTGGTCCGGCCGGCGGTGCCGCCGATCAGAAAGCCGCGGGTCCGGCTGTCGCCAGCGGCCCAGGCCAGGTCGCCAATACGCTGGAAGCCAAACATCGAGTAAAAGATGTAGAACGGCAGCATTGGCTGGTTGTGGCTGGAGTACGAAGTACCGGCAGCGATGAAGGAACTCATGGCGCCCGCTTCGTTGATGCCTTCTTCGAGGATCTGACCCTTTTTATCTTCGCGGTAGAACATCACTTGGTCTTTATCGACTGGCTCGTAGAGCTGGCCGACGGAGGAGTAGATGCCTAGCTGGCGGAACATGCCTTCCATACCGAAGGTACGGGCTTCGTCCGGGATGATCGGAACGATGCGAGGGCCGATTTCCTTATCCTTGACCAGTTGCGCCAGGATGCGCACGAAGGCCATGGTGGTGGAAATCTCACGGTCGCCCGAGCCATCGAGGATGGCCTTGAGGGTGTCGAGTGGCGGCGTCGGGATGTTGAAGCTCTGCGCACGACGTTGCGGCACGAAACCACCGAGGGCCGTGCGACGCTCGCTCAGATAACGGGCTTCGGCGCTGCCTGGTTCTGGTTTGAAGAACGGCAGGTTTTCCAGCTCGTCGTCTTTGACCGGAATGTCGAAGCGATCACGGAACAACTTCAGGCTGTCGACATCGACTTTCTTGGTGTTGTGCGCGGTGTTTTTCGCTTCGCCGGCACCGGTGCCATAACCTTTGATGGTTTTGGCCAGGATAACGGTCGGTTGTTCTTTGTGGTTGACTGCTTCGTGGTACGCCGCATAGACCTTGTACGGGTCGTGGCCGCCACGGTTGAGCTTCCAGATCTCGTCGTCAGACAAGTCGGCAACCATCGCCTTGAGTTCAGGCGTGTTGAAGAAATGCTCACGAACGAACGCGCCGTCGCGGGCTTTGTAGTTCTGGTACTCGCCGTCGATGACTGCGTCCATACGACGTTGCAGGATACCGTCGACGTCTTTGGCCAGCAGTGGGTCCCAGAAACGGCCCCAAATGACTTTGGTCACGTTCCACTGAGCACCACGGAACACGCCTTCAAGTTCCTGGATGATCTTGCCGTTGCCGCGAACCGGGCCATCAAGGCGCTGCAGGTTGCAGTTAATGACGAAGATCAGGTTGTCCAGCTTCTCGCGGCCAGCCAGGGAGATCGCGCCCAGGGATTCCGGTTCGTCGCACTCGCCGTCGCCCAGGAAGCACCAGACTTTCTGCTTGCCTTCAGGGATGAAGCCACGGGCTTCCAGGTACTTCATGAAACGTGCCTGGTAGATCGCCTGGATCGGGCCAAGGCCCATCGACACCGTCGGGAACTGCCAGAAATCAGGCATCAGCCAAGGGTGCGGATAGGACGAAAGGCCCTGGCCGTCGACTTCCTGGCGGAAGTTGTTCATTTGTTCTTCGGTGATGCGGCCTTCCATGAACGCGCGGGCGTAAACGCCTGGCGAGGTGTGGCCCTGGAAGTAGATCAGGTCGCCGCCGTGTTCTTCAGTTGGGGCCTGGAAGAAGTAGTTGAAGCCTATGTCATACAGGGTTGCGCTGGAGGCGAAGCTGGAGATGTGACCGCCCAGGTCAGAATCTTTCAGGTTCGTGCGCATCACCATGGCCATCGCGTTCCAGCGCACCAACGAGCGAATGCGGCGTTCCATGAACAGGTCGCCAGGCATGCGTGCTTCGTGGGTCACAGGAATGGTGTTGCGGTATGGCGTGGTGATGGCGTAAGGCAATTGCGAACCGCTACGGGTCGCCAATTCGCCCATACGGGTCATCAGATAATGAGCGCGGTCTTCGCCTTCTTTGTCGAGAACCGATTCCAGGGCGTCCAGCCATTCCTGGGTTTCGACGGGATCGAGGTCTTGCATGGCTTGCTCCAGGGCGGAAAGGCTTCCAGAATCGGTTGCCTGAGTTTGCGACTGGCCTTGTGGGCAGACGATATAAATTCTTGGATTGCCGATAGGTTGTTCCGGCGGCGTGTAGTTTTACTACAAATCTTCGGGCATTTCAGCCTTTCGAATGTATAGACGAGTAGTAAAACTACAGATGAAAGGCTTGTGGCCTCCGGCTGCGTTGTGAGAATAATCGCTAAGGTTGGTCTTTTACCAATCGAAAAAGGTGAAAGCTTGAGGATGGCTGCCAACAATAAACATATTTTAGCTATTTCTAACTTTTGTTCGACAGTCCATCACGTAGCGGGTTTTCACAATTCACTACATGCAGCCCTTTACACGCCGATCAAGGATAGACCATGACTCTGCCTTCGCTTGCCGAACTGCCCGGCATTCTCCTGCCATTTGTCACCCGCGCCGAGCAGTCGTTCCGTATGGCGGTCGCCGCATTGGACGACGATCAGGGTCTGTCCACCTGGTCGCCGGAACGCTGGGCGCAGTTTGCCCGCGTGGCCGGTGCCAGCGATTTCGTGATTGAACAGTGCCTTCGTGACCCTTTGATGTTGCTTTCGCTGGTGCAGTCCGGCGAGCTGGAGCGCAGCTTTGTCCCCGGTGAGTTATGTGGGCAAATCGCGGCGGCGGTAAATGCCGCTGACACCGAAGACGAACTGGGCCGTGCCCTGCGCCGCCAGCGTACCCGCCAGCAAGTGCGAATCATCTGGCGCGACCTGACGCGTCAGGCGGACCTCGTTCAGACCTGCCGCGACCTCTCGGACATGGCCGATGCCAGCATCGATCAGGCGTATCAATGGTTATACGCACGGCATTGCCAGCAATTTGGCGTTCCCACCGGTCGGCGTAGCGGCGAGCCGCAGCAAATGGTTATTCTCGGCATGGGCAAACTCGGCGCGGTGGAGTTGAACCTGTCGTCGGACATCGATCTGATTTTCGCTTACCCCGAAGGGGGCGAAACGGTCGGCGTGAAGCGGTCGCTGGATAACCAGGAGTTTTTCATTCGCCTCGGTCAGCGCCTGATCAAGGCCCTGGACCCTATGACGGTCGATGGTTTTGTATTTCGCGTCGACATGCGCCTGCGGCCCTACGGTTCGGCGGGGGCGCTGGTCCTGAGCTTTAACGCGCTGGAGCAGTATTACCAGGACCAGGGGCGTGACTGGGAACGCTACGCCATGATTAAGGCGCGCGTGGTGGCGGGTGATCAAGTGGCCGGTGCCCAGTTGCTCGACATGCTGCGCCCGTTCGTCTATCGGCGTTACCTGGACTTTTCGGCCATCGAAGCGCTGCGCACGATGAAGCAGTTGATCCAGCAGGAAGTGCGTCGCAAGGGCATGGCTGACAACATCAAGCTGGGGTCGGGCGGCATTCGTGAAGTCGAGTTCATCGCCCAGGCGTTTCAGTTGATTCACGGTGGTCGTGACCTGAGCCTGCAACAACGCCCTCTATTAAAAGTGCTGCGCACCCTGGAAGGTCAGGGTTACCTGCCGCCAGCGGTGATCGGCGAGTTGCGCGATGGGTATGAGTTTTTGCGTTACACCGAGCACGCGATCCAGGCCATTGCCGACCGTCAGACGCAAATGTTGCCGGGTGGCGACCAGGATCAGGCGCGCATCGCTTTCATGCTCGGTTTCGCCAACTGGGCGACGTTCCATGAGCGGTTAATGTACTGGCGGGGCCGTGTGGCCTGGCACTTTGGGCAGTTGATTGCTGATCCCGACGAAGAAGAGGGCACTGAAGCTGAAGTGGTGGTCGGCGGCGAGTGGTTGCCGTTATGGGAGGAGTCTCAGGACGAGGAGGCCGCCTGCCGTCAATTGGAAGAGGGTGGTTTTGCCGATGCCCGCAAGGCACTCAAAGCCTTGGCCAGCCTGCGTGGCAGTCCGCAGTTGCGGGCGATGCAGCGCTTGGGGCGCGAACGTCTTGATGCGTTCATCCCGCGCTTGCTGGCGCAGGC is a window of Pseudomonas sp. DC1.2 DNA encoding:
- the aceE gene encoding pyruvate dehydrogenase (acetyl-transferring), homodimeric type, whose translation is MQDLDPVETQEWLDALESVLDKEGEDRAHYLMTRMGELATRSGSQLPYAITTPYRNTIPVTHEARMPGDLFMERRIRSLVRWNAMAMVMRTNLKDSDLGGHISSFASSATLYDIGFNYFFQAPTEEHGGDLIYFQGHTSPGVYARAFMEGRITEEQMNNFRQEVDGQGLSSYPHPWLMPDFWQFPTVSMGLGPIQAIYQARFMKYLEARGFIPEGKQKVWCFLGDGECDEPESLGAISLAGREKLDNLIFVINCNLQRLDGPVRGNGKIIQELEGVFRGAQWNVTKVIWGRFWDPLLAKDVDGILQRRMDAVIDGEYQNYKARDGAFVREHFFNTPELKAMVADLSDDEIWKLNRGGHDPYKVYAAYHEAVNHKEQPTVILAKTIKGYGTGAGEAKNTAHNTKKVDVDSLKLFRDRFDIPVKDDELENLPFFKPEPGSAEARYLSERRTALGGFVPQRRAQSFNIPTPPLDTLKAILDGSGDREISTTMAFVRILAQLVKDKEIGPRIVPIIPDEARTFGMEGMFRQLGIYSSVGQLYEPVDKDQVMFYREDKKGQILEEGINEAGAMSSFIAAGTSYSSHNQPMLPFYIFYSMFGFQRIGDLAWAAGDSRTRGFLIGGTAGRTTLNGEGLQHEDGHSHILAGTIPNCRTFDPTYGYELAVIIQDGMKKMTEEQQDVFYYITVMNESYQQPAMPAGVEEGIIKGMYLLEEDTREAAHHVQLMGSGTILREVREAAKILREEFNVGADVWSVTSFNELRRDGLAVERSNRLHPGQKPQLSYVEECLNGRKGPVIASTDYMKLFAEQIRQWVPSKEFKVLGTDGFGRSDSRKKLRHFFEVDRHFVVLAALEALADRGDIEPKVVAEAIVKFGINPEKRNPLDC
- the glnE gene encoding bifunctional [glutamate--ammonia ligase]-adenylyl-L-tyrosine phosphorylase/[glutamate--ammonia-ligase] adenylyltransferase; this encodes MTLPSLAELPGILLPFVTRAEQSFRMAVAALDDDQGLSTWSPERWAQFARVAGASDFVIEQCLRDPLMLLSLVQSGELERSFVPGELCGQIAAAVNAADTEDELGRALRRQRTRQQVRIIWRDLTRQADLVQTCRDLSDMADASIDQAYQWLYARHCQQFGVPTGRRSGEPQQMVILGMGKLGAVELNLSSDIDLIFAYPEGGETVGVKRSLDNQEFFIRLGQRLIKALDPMTVDGFVFRVDMRLRPYGSAGALVLSFNALEQYYQDQGRDWERYAMIKARVVAGDQVAGAQLLDMLRPFVYRRYLDFSAIEALRTMKQLIQQEVRRKGMADNIKLGSGGIREVEFIAQAFQLIHGGRDLSLQQRPLLKVLRTLEGQGYLPPAVIGELRDGYEFLRYTEHAIQAIADRQTQMLPGGDQDQARIAFMLGFANWATFHERLMYWRGRVAWHFGQLIADPDEEEGTEAEVVVGGEWLPLWEESQDEEAACRQLEEGGFADARKALKALASLRGSPQLRAMQRLGRERLDAFIPRLLAQAVEHANPDLVLERVLPLVEAVARRSAYLVLLTENPGALRRLLTLCAASPWIAEQITRFPLLLDELLNEGRLFKPPLAPELAAELRERLTRIPEDDLEQQMEALRHFKLAHRLRVAASEIAGSLPLMKVSDYLTWLAEAILEQVLALAWRQTVAKYGTPLRTDGTLCDPGFVIVGYGKVGGLELGHGSDLDLVFIHDGDPQAETDGAKPIDGAQFFTRLGQRIIHLLTAQTNSGQLYEVDMRLRPSGASGLLVSSLGAFARYQANEAWTWEHQALVRARVLVGSQEVGQAFEQVRATILSKARDLPTLRQEVSEMRAKMRDNLGSKSTAAGTGANAFEAMAPFDLKQDAGGIVDIEFMVQYAALAWSQQHPSLLRYTDNIRILEGLEQEGLMSFDDAHLLREAYKAYRSAAHRQALQKDAGVIAGDQFADERRQVLRIWRELGLS